A genomic window from Maridesulfovibrio sp. includes:
- a CDS encoding YkgJ family cysteine cluster protein codes for MNFFEYLRFNYRKWRLKRNRQTVVIRGSCNMCGRCCQNICLQVDGKWLKKEQHFGKAVREDNSLARFIICGRTEEGYLQFSCTCLKENGTCNDYENRPPLCRKFPAPSIFLQLGELPQGCGFRMSTEVDFEQILQEAVDNNDRINSGHIPK; via the coding sequence ATGAACTTTTTTGAATACCTGCGCTTCAACTACCGCAAATGGCGGTTAAAAAGGAACAGACAGACCGTTGTCATCCGAGGATCATGTAATATGTGTGGGCGCTGCTGTCAGAACATATGTTTACAGGTCGATGGTAAGTGGCTCAAAAAAGAACAACATTTTGGAAAAGCCGTCCGTGAGGATAACTCCCTCGCCCGATTCATCATTTGTGGAAGAACGGAAGAAGGATATCTACAATTCTCATGCACCTGTCTCAAGGAAAACGGAACCTGCAACGATTACGAGAACAGGCCACCGCTTTGCCGTAAATTCCCGGCCCCGTCCATCTTCCTGCAATTAGGAGAACTTCCTCAGGGGTGCGGATTTCGCATGTCGACTGAAGTCGATTTTGAACAAATCCTTCAAGAGGCCGTGGATAATAATGACAGAATAAATTCCGGGCATATTCCGAAATAA
- a CDS encoding GtrA family protein — MIKIFSGLAQAIANHGKNKRVPELNPKGILRFLRYSCVGGSTFLFDLSLLYLFTDGFKWSPIVAAGTAFFIAVSINYSISRQLVFKGTAREFKQGYIGFLLIAGTGLVIVTGGMFIMVNIFKWQYIISRILVSFVTGIWNYLLNLYVNFKVAGKPLL, encoded by the coding sequence ATGATAAAAATCTTTAGCGGCTTGGCGCAAGCTATAGCAAACCACGGTAAAAACAAAAGAGTTCCTGAACTGAATCCCAAAGGGATATTACGCTTTCTTCGATACTCCTGTGTTGGTGGAAGTACTTTTTTATTTGACCTCAGCCTGCTCTATCTCTTCACTGATGGATTCAAATGGTCACCCATCGTTGCAGCAGGTACAGCTTTCTTCATTGCCGTTTCAATCAACTACTCCATAAGCCGTCAACTGGTTTTCAAGGGAACTGCCCGTGAATTCAAACAGGGATATATCGGTTTTCTGCTCATTGCCGGAACCGGTCTGGTTATCGTTACCGGCGGAATGTTTATCATGGTCAATATTTTCAAATGGCAATACATAATATCCAGAATACTCGTTTCTTTTGTTACGGGCATATGGAACTATCTGCTGAACCTGTATGTCAATTTCAAAGTTGCCGGAAAACCGCTTCTATAG
- a CDS encoding NADH-quinone oxidoreductase subunit J: MMETLAKIAFAVYTLLILGGGCIAVGAHSLVRAMVGLIASLLGVAGMYMLMAAPFMAFMQILIYVGAVCVLIFFAIMLTQADDHGVESGSRSPGKSALAALSFITPVFLIGFILVKFQPVSIDIPVEVPLIEIGQGLLEGYPVAFELISVVLLAAMAGAVLLAFEKKGRKAQ, from the coding sequence ATGATGGAAACGCTCGCTAAAATCGCTTTTGCTGTCTACACGCTGCTGATTCTCGGCGGCGGGTGCATAGCTGTGGGCGCGCACAGTCTGGTCCGGGCCATGGTGGGGCTGATTGCTTCACTGCTTGGCGTGGCCGGAATGTATATGCTCATGGCGGCACCGTTCATGGCCTTCATGCAGATACTCATTTATGTGGGTGCGGTCTGTGTGCTCATTTTCTTCGCCATCATGCTTACACAGGCAGATGATCACGGTGTTGAATCCGGAAGCCGCAGTCCTGGAAAATCCGCGCTGGCCGCCCTTAGCTTTATTACTCCGGTGTTTTTGATCGGATTTATTCTGGTTAAATTTCAGCCCGTATCAATTGATATTCCGGTTGAAGTTCCATTGATCGAAATAGGCCAAGGTCTGCTTGAAGGTTACCCTGTTGCATTTGAGCTGATCTCAGTGGTTCTGCTGGCTGCCATGGCCGGCGCAGTACTGCTGGCTTTTGAAAAGAAAGGGAGAAAAGCACAATGA
- a CDS encoding NADH-quinone oxidoreductase subunit D encodes MNTFPEGDFYTNHFEKGADDHTMILNMGPQHPSTHGVLRVILELDGEYIVRAEPVLGYLHRMHEKMAEVKTWVQFIPNMGRVDYLHPLAWNHAYVGAVEKLAGIEVPERAEYIRVILTELNRISSHLLWWGAYLLDLGAFTPIMYAFDDREIMMDMMQKATGARLTYSNFRFGGVVHDLDDGFADNCTAFIKRLRDRLPMYKDLVTDNIILRKRIEDIGYMDVDMCNRYGATGPIIRGAGVEHDTRTAEPYSVYDRFEWKVPVYKEADAMARYMVRMEEIEQSLNIIEQALEQLPEGEHIIKKAPKPTWKAPAGEAYFCTEGARGKIGVHIVSDGGKVPYRIKLRAPGFSNLSLFAECSQGTMLADAVAILGSLDMVIPEIDR; translated from the coding sequence ATGAATACATTTCCTGAAGGTGACTTTTACACCAACCATTTTGAAAAAGGTGCTGATGACCACACCATGATACTGAACATGGGACCGCAGCATCCTTCAACCCACGGTGTTCTGCGGGTCATCCTTGAACTGGATGGTGAGTACATTGTCCGTGCCGAGCCTGTTCTGGGGTATCTGCACCGCATGCATGAAAAAATGGCCGAGGTGAAAACCTGGGTTCAGTTCATTCCCAACATGGGGCGTGTGGACTATCTGCATCCGCTTGCATGGAACCATGCATATGTTGGTGCAGTGGAGAAACTGGCCGGGATAGAGGTCCCCGAACGGGCAGAGTATATCCGAGTCATTCTCACAGAGTTGAACCGTATCTCATCTCACCTGCTCTGGTGGGGGGCTTATCTGCTGGACCTCGGCGCTTTTACACCGATCATGTACGCATTTGATGACAGAGAAATCATGATGGACATGATGCAGAAGGCTACAGGAGCGAGACTTACATACAGTAACTTTCGTTTTGGCGGCGTTGTTCATGATCTTGATGACGGGTTTGCGGACAACTGCACAGCATTCATCAAGCGTCTTAGGGACAGGCTGCCCATGTATAAGGATCTGGTCACTGATAATATCATCCTGCGTAAGCGTATTGAAGATATCGGTTACATGGATGTGGATATGTGCAACCGCTATGGCGCGACCGGGCCGATTATCCGTGGCGCCGGTGTTGAACATGATACCCGCACGGCGGAACCATATTCAGTTTATGACCGTTTTGAGTGGAAAGTTCCGGTCTACAAAGAAGCTGATGCCATGGCCCGTTACATGGTGCGCATGGAAGAGATAGAACAGAGCCTGAATATCATTGAGCAAGCCCTTGAACAGCTTCCTGAAGGTGAACATATCATCAAGAAAGCTCCCAAGCCGACATGGAAGGCTCCTGCAGGGGAAGCGTACTTTTGTACCGAAGGTGCACGCGGCAAAATCGGGGTACACATTGTTAGTGACGGCGGTAAGGTCCCATACAGGATTAAGCTGCGCGCACCGGGATTCTCCAATCTTTCGCTGTTTGCTGAATGTTCGCAGGGGACAATGCTGGCCGATGCTGTTGCCATTTTAGGCAGCCTGGACATGGTAATCCCGGAAATTGATAGGTAA
- the nuoH gene encoding NADH-quinone oxidoreductase subunit NuoH, whose product MSQIPVELIKLIIALVAIAAFVGLNGLVLVYLERKVAGFVQRRPGPYEVGPQGLLQPLADAVKLIGKQLFTPSGADKLLFWMAPVLSFLPVLLLFLPIPFGPIATGMEMDLGLLLILAFAGLNVLALCLAGWGSNNKWGILGAARAVAQSVAYEIPLLLSVLAIAFMTGSLNLSTVVEGQGGWPWQWNAFVQPLAFIIYFVSALGETNRAPFDLPEAESELTAGFHTEYSGMGFGLFFLAEYANMIVVCSVAAALFLGGWHGPFFDGSWWFLAKVYTLLLVMIWLRWTYPRVRFDQLLNINWKWLMPLALMNLFITAFVMKL is encoded by the coding sequence ATGTCTCAAATACCTGTTGAATTAATAAAGTTAATCATCGCTTTAGTGGCAATTGCTGCTTTTGTGGGATTGAACGGGCTGGTGCTGGTTTACCTTGAGCGTAAGGTGGCCGGGTTCGTTCAGCGCAGGCCCGGTCCTTATGAAGTTGGACCGCAGGGGCTGCTGCAACCGCTGGCTGATGCGGTCAAGCTGATCGGAAAACAGCTGTTTACTCCCAGTGGTGCGGATAAACTGCTTTTCTGGATGGCTCCGGTACTGTCTTTTCTGCCAGTGCTTTTACTTTTCCTTCCTATTCCTTTCGGACCCATTGCAACCGGAATGGAAATGGACCTCGGCCTGCTGCTCATTCTTGCTTTTGCCGGCCTGAATGTCCTCGCCCTCTGTCTGGCAGGCTGGGGTTCAAACAACAAATGGGGCATCTTGGGTGCGGCAAGGGCGGTTGCCCAGTCGGTAGCCTATGAAATCCCGCTTCTGCTGTCGGTTCTGGCTATCGCATTTATGACCGGGAGCCTGAACCTGAGCACAGTTGTGGAAGGACAGGGCGGATGGCCATGGCAATGGAATGCATTCGTGCAGCCGCTGGCATTCATAATTTATTTTGTAAGTGCCCTTGGCGAAACGAACCGCGCTCCCTTTGATCTGCCAGAAGCTGAAAGTGAACTTACCGCAGGGTTCCATACTGAGTATTCAGGCATGGGGTTCGGGCTGTTCTTTCTGGCCGAGTACGCCAACATGATTGTTGTCTGCTCTGTGGCTGCGGCCTTGTTCCTCGGTGGCTGGCATGGGCCTTTCTTTGATGGTTCATGGTGGTTTCTGGCAAAGGTCTATACTCTTCTGCTGGTTATGATCTGGCTTCGCTGGACTTATCCCCGTGTACGCTTTGACCAACTTCTGAATATCAACTGGAAATGGTTAATGCCTTTAGCCCTGATGAATCTGTTTATTACTGCTTTTGTGATGAAGTTGTAG
- a CDS encoding NADH-quinone oxidoreductase subunit A produces MVFSWLQFAIFMFLIGGLLFAGGPLILSALVHPRAKGGDMGMAFECGMRPHGRAWSQFGISYYVYALLFLAFDVDVLYLFPVSVWYPHTEGMFYFIEVAGFLSVLAIAIIYFWKKGVFTWPRKIS; encoded by the coding sequence ATGGTTTTTTCTTGGCTTCAGTTCGCAATCTTCATGTTCTTGATAGGCGGACTCCTCTTTGCGGGTGGACCGCTAATTTTGTCTGCTCTGGTTCACCCTCGTGCGAAGGGTGGAGACATGGGCATGGCATTTGAGTGCGGGATGAGACCGCACGGTAGGGCATGGAGCCAGTTCGGCATCAGCTACTATGTGTATGCTCTGTTGTTCCTGGCTTTTGATGTCGACGTTCTCTATCTCTTCCCGGTTTCTGTCTGGTACCCTCACACCGAAGGAATGTTTTACTTTATTGAGGTTGCCGGCTTCCTTTCTGTTCTTGCTATTGCAATCATCTATTTTTGGAAAAAAGGAGTTTTCACATGGCCGAGAAAAATCTCCTGA
- a CDS encoding diguanylate cyclase, which produces MRNSLKILLVDDNAVNLTLLERWLRNEGAELFMATDGEEAVNLCLENDFALILLDVQMPGIDGYETAKLIKGIDQCRLVPIIFLTAIYKDPAYARMGYEAGAVDFLTQPIDPSALKGKVSVFLELKRQKDQLEYEIAQRIKTEKALRAAEEKYRNIFERAVEGIFRSTFDGQFEEVNPALARLLGYDSTEDALANLHTDKLYKHAGDRIAFLKKLMREKSLKDYELRFRRKDGSLIWVSESCRLFEEGGEFYIEGVVEDITNRKLSELSLQKRATLDALTGIPNRYLFFDRLEKSIANAGRYDESLALLFIDLNDFKQVNDQFGHHAGDMLLAKVAERLQSRLRSSDTFARLGGDEFCVLLERPSDRESIARVADEFICCLTDPFEFNDVCCSVGASIGISIYPENGCSAEELIRKADSAMYRVKEQPHRKFCFYSRKD; this is translated from the coding sequence ATGAGAAACAGCCTAAAGATCTTGCTTGTTGATGATAATGCCGTGAACCTGACTCTTCTGGAAAGATGGCTCAGGAATGAAGGGGCAGAATTATTCATGGCTACCGATGGTGAGGAAGCGGTAAATCTCTGTTTGGAAAATGATTTTGCTTTGATTCTGTTGGATGTGCAGATGCCGGGGATTGACGGTTACGAAACAGCAAAATTAATCAAAGGGATAGATCAATGCCGATTGGTTCCGATCATTTTTCTTACCGCGATCTATAAAGATCCGGCATATGCGCGTATGGGCTATGAGGCCGGTGCTGTCGATTTTCTTACACAGCCAATTGATCCCTCTGCTTTGAAGGGTAAAGTCAGCGTTTTTCTAGAATTGAAACGGCAGAAAGATCAACTTGAGTATGAGATTGCCCAGCGCATAAAAACAGAGAAGGCTTTACGGGCAGCGGAAGAAAAATACCGCAATATTTTTGAACGTGCAGTTGAGGGTATTTTCAGGTCTACCTTTGATGGCCAATTTGAAGAAGTAAATCCGGCTCTTGCACGGCTTTTGGGATATGACAGTACGGAAGACGCCCTGGCCAATTTACATACGGATAAGCTCTATAAACATGCAGGGGACCGCATCGCTTTTCTCAAAAAATTGATGAGGGAGAAGTCTCTTAAAGACTATGAATTGCGTTTCAGGCGTAAGGATGGATCTTTGATCTGGGTTTCTGAAAGCTGCAGGTTGTTTGAAGAAGGTGGAGAGTTTTACATTGAGGGTGTAGTTGAGGATATCACCAACCGCAAACTCAGTGAGCTTAGTTTGCAGAAAAGAGCTACTCTTGACGCCCTGACCGGAATACCAAACCGATATCTTTTTTTTGACCGCCTTGAGAAATCTATTGCCAACGCCGGACGTTATGATGAGTCCCTTGCACTGCTTTTTATAGATCTTAATGATTTCAAGCAGGTTAATGACCAGTTTGGACATCATGCAGGTGACATGCTTCTTGCCAAGGTCGCCGAGAGATTGCAATCCCGTTTGCGGTCTTCTGATACTTTTGCCCGGCTTGGCGGTGATGAATTTTGTGTATTATTGGAGCGCCCTTCGGATCGGGAGAGTATTGCCCGCGTTGCTGATGAATTCATCTGTTGTTTGACTGACCCATTTGAGTTCAACGATGTTTGCTGCTCTGTAGGGGCTTCAATCGGCATTAGTATTTATCCAGAAAACGGATGCAGTGCTGAGGAATTGATAAGAAAAGCTGATAGCGCAATGTACAGAGTGAAGGAGCAACCGCATAGGAAATTTTGCTTTTATTCTAGAAAAGATTAG
- the nuoK gene encoding NADH-quinone oxidoreductase subunit NuoK, which produces MSPLLMYQLVALLLLAIGLYGIVWRKSLVGMLISVELMLNGAGLSIVSASQLTEAGSAVGQIAALFVMGLAAAEATLVLAIIIVVAKRFKTVETDAITRLKG; this is translated from the coding sequence ATGAGTCCTCTTCTTATGTATCAACTGGTGGCGCTCCTGCTGCTTGCTATCGGGTTATACGGCATAGTCTGGCGTAAATCGCTGGTGGGTATGCTTATTTCCGTAGAGCTGATGCTTAACGGTGCAGGACTGTCCATTGTTTCTGCTTCTCAGCTTACTGAGGCCGGAAGCGCAGTGGGGCAGATCGCCGCACTTTTTGTAATGGGACTGGCCGCTGCTGAAGCGACCCTTGTGCTGGCAATAATCATTGTGGTGGCAAAGCGGTTCAAGACCGTTGAAACCGACGCAATAACAAGGCTGAAAGGGTAA
- a CDS encoding Na(+)/H(+) antiporter subunit D, with protein MTINGFLHPALAFIALALALPFFRGKQWKFFLLIPPVIAIGVVFTATLGNFGVIPYLGNVLVFGRVDKLSLVFANVFAIQSLIGMIYALHMDDKAHHAAAALYVAGSFGCVFAGDYLTLFIFWELMAVASTFLVWLHRTKTSSAAGFRYFLFHMLGGLFLLGGLLLRYSEIGTFAFLPVDPHGMEYYDWLILIGFCVNAAVVPLHAWLPDAYPEATIPGAVFMCAFTTKTAVYVLARGFSGVYALAVAGTFMAVYGVLYASMENNARRILSYHIVSQVGYMVAGIGIGTAMCLNGAVAHAYAHILYKGLLFMSVGTVMYAVGTADLDRLGGLVGKMPVVMLLYLVGAVSISGMPFFNGFISKTMTITGAAESHHTLLAVGLEIAAVGTFLSVGIKLPYFAFWHKPARTDVKLKTIPKNMYVAMGIAAFLCFAQGVYPQMLYKLLPFPVEYHPYSPWHLLQAAMLLAFTGAGFWIMRKVIVPHHGRNLDFDKLYRFIGNMGLLLVCRPIAWVDSIWTTVYRVIGLKWLMNSAAGSSWFDRKGIDTVVDGTAYTVRNIGRTSAKIQTGRLQDYLGLAVFIALCVYGLVWYFG; from the coding sequence ATGACAATTAACGGTTTCCTCCATCCTGCACTGGCTTTTATCGCCCTTGCACTGGCTTTACCGTTTTTCAGGGGAAAACAATGGAAATTTTTCCTGCTTATCCCGCCAGTGATTGCCATTGGGGTCGTTTTTACAGCTACGTTAGGTAACTTCGGAGTCATTCCTTATTTAGGCAATGTCCTGGTGTTCGGCAGGGTGGACAAGCTTTCTCTGGTCTTTGCAAACGTATTTGCCATCCAGTCTTTGATCGGCATGATCTACGCTCTGCATATGGACGATAAAGCGCATCATGCAGCAGCAGCCCTATATGTTGCAGGATCATTCGGTTGTGTATTTGCAGGGGATTACCTTACCCTGTTTATCTTCTGGGAACTTATGGCTGTGGCATCCACCTTTCTGGTCTGGCTGCACCGTACCAAGACATCCAGTGCTGCTGGTTTCAGATATTTTCTGTTCCATATGCTTGGCGGTCTTTTCCTGCTCGGCGGTCTTCTGCTCCGCTACTCGGAGATCGGCACCTTTGCCTTTCTGCCAGTGGACCCGCATGGAATGGAGTATTACGATTGGCTGATCCTGATTGGGTTCTGCGTTAACGCTGCCGTTGTTCCGCTTCATGCATGGCTGCCTGATGCTTATCCTGAAGCAACAATTCCCGGTGCGGTTTTCATGTGTGCCTTCACTACCAAAACAGCTGTTTACGTGCTGGCCCGCGGTTTTTCGGGAGTTTACGCTCTTGCCGTGGCCGGAACATTTATGGCTGTCTACGGAGTGCTTTACGCGTCCATGGAAAACAACGCCCGCAGGATTCTTTCCTACCACATTGTTTCACAGGTCGGGTACATGGTCGCTGGTATCGGTATCGGTACTGCCATGTGTCTCAATGGTGCGGTAGCTCATGCTTACGCACATATTCTCTATAAAGGTTTGCTCTTTATGAGCGTCGGAACCGTGATGTACGCCGTAGGTACTGCGGATCTTGACCGCCTTGGCGGGCTGGTCGGCAAAATGCCGGTGGTTATGCTGTTGTATCTGGTAGGAGCGGTTTCCATTTCGGGAATGCCGTTCTTCAACGGATTTATCTCCAAGACCATGACAATTACCGGAGCTGCTGAATCTCATCATACCTTGCTGGCAGTAGGGCTTGAGATCGCCGCTGTTGGTACATTCCTTTCGGTGGGCATTAAACTTCCGTATTTTGCATTCTGGCACAAGCCGGCAAGAACGGACGTCAAACTCAAGACTATTCCTAAAAATATGTATGTGGCCATGGGCATAGCAGCTTTCCTCTGCTTTGCGCAGGGTGTATATCCGCAGATGCTCTATAAACTGTTGCCGTTCCCGGTTGAATACCATCCATATAGCCCGTGGCATCTGTTACAGGCTGCCATGTTGCTTGCTTTCACTGGGGCCGGTTTTTGGATTATGCGGAAGGTTATTGTTCCGCACCACGGACGCAACCTCGACTTTGATAAGCTTTACCGCTTTATCGGTAATATGGGATTGCTTCTGGTCTGCCGCCCCATCGCTTGGGTAGATTCAATCTGGACCACTGTTTACCGGGTGATCGGCCTTAAGTGGCTGATGAATTCCGCTGCCGGGTCCTCATGGTTCGACCGCAAAGGCATTGATACGGTTGTGGACGGCACAGCCTATACTGTTCGTAATATCGGGCGGACCAGTGCTAAAATACAAACCGGACGTTTGCAGGATTACCTCGGACTGGCAGTGTTTATAGCACTTTGTGTCTACGGCTTAGTCTGGTATTTCGGGTAA
- a CDS encoding NADH-quinone oxidoreductase subunit C has translation MMDAQNLDGKLSLPVTPLMVGRGSAQTSGITMNVFLMPGDILQAAEAMLGQAYHIENIDVLDVAEGFLVTYHYAHFFEPGRIAHRVLVSRDEAEVPSISSIYQGADWHERECHDFHGVKFIGHPNLLPLLLDPETPAGVLLKEDKARKPLREILNPGEVIFKGEGFTLFDEDEAVPEESI, from the coding sequence ATGATGGATGCGCAGAATCTTGATGGAAAGTTAAGCCTCCCGGTAACGCCGCTTATGGTCGGCAGGGGAAGTGCCCAGACTTCAGGGATAACCATGAATGTTTTCCTTATGCCCGGTGATATCCTTCAGGCCGCAGAAGCCATGCTTGGTCAGGCATACCATATAGAAAATATTGATGTTCTTGATGTTGCTGAAGGTTTTCTCGTGACCTATCACTATGCCCATTTTTTCGAGCCTGGCCGTATCGCTCATAGAGTGTTGGTCAGCCGGGATGAAGCGGAAGTTCCTTCCATCTCTTCTATTTATCAGGGAGCGGATTGGCATGAACGCGAGTGCCATGATTTTCATGGGGTTAAGTTTATCGGGCATCCCAACCTTCTTCCGTTATTGCTTGATCCTGAAACACCTGCAGGAGTGCTTCTGAAAGAAGATAAGGCACGCAAACCTTTACGTGAAATTTTAAACCCCGGAGAGGTCATTTTTAAAGGGGAGGGCTTCACACTCTTTGACGAAGACGAAGCGGTGCCGGAGGAATCCATATGA
- a CDS encoding 4Fe-4S binding protein: protein MSVIKKIWDDVTSLWSLIVGLKVTGKNFIDKNVTLHYPRETVTSGQLEGFRGPLELIGKPKDPAKPKCISCMMCVTACPSKCITVVKSKAPKPTEAELQAMKEAEERGEKVVKPKAPKEPAKFLYDFSLCSLCGSCVENCPAKSLRYSSNVYLTVTNRKELKMDLLARLGRQAEAAAGKSAESPKSTEAETVEKEART from the coding sequence ATGAGCGTAATCAAAAAAATATGGGATGATGTTACCTCGCTTTGGTCGCTGATAGTTGGGCTGAAGGTCACGGGTAAAAACTTTATCGATAAGAACGTGACTCTCCACTATCCGCGTGAAACCGTAACTTCCGGGCAACTTGAAGGATTTCGCGGGCCGTTGGAGCTGATAGGAAAGCCTAAAGATCCGGCCAAACCGAAGTGTATTTCGTGCATGATGTGCGTTACCGCTTGTCCCAGTAAATGCATCACTGTGGTCAAATCCAAGGCTCCCAAGCCTACCGAGGCAGAGCTTCAGGCTATGAAGGAAGCAGAGGAGCGGGGCGAAAAGGTCGTAAAGCCTAAGGCTCCCAAAGAGCCTGCAAAGTTTTTGTACGACTTCTCACTGTGCTCACTGTGCGGTTCATGTGTTGAAAACTGTCCGGCAAAATCGCTCAGATATTCATCGAACGTGTACCTTACAGTGACCAACCGCAAGGAACTTAAAATGGACCTGCTGGCCAGACTTGGCAGGCAGGCCGAAGCTGCTGCGGGAAAATCGGCAGAGTCACCAAAAAGCACAGAAGCTGAAACAGTTGAAAAAGAGGCAAGGACTTAA
- a CDS encoding monovalent cation/H+ antiporter subunit D family protein, protein MTVSTEFITSARVLIPLGITFVAPFLIWFFRENINRREAVSIWAGILTFLSVASMVPDVLDGKIIEYTLFTLFPGVKVSFAADGLAFVFALIASFLWVFATSYNIGYMRSLNEHAQTRYYFCFAVAIFGAVGVAFSGNIFTLYLFYEIISVFTYPLVAHHQDDEGFSGARKYMVYLMGTSKLFLLPAMVMTYVLCGTLDFHLGDVAQGIFPPDADPTLVTVTYVLYIAGLAKAALMPFHNWLPSAMVAPTPVSALLHAVAVVKAGVFSVSRVILSGFGVDLMDKLGLGLPTAYLAAFTIITASLIALTKDDIKARLAYSTVSQLSYIIIGVAMLTPDAVQGGLMHIAHHAFSKITLFFGAGSIYVATHLKKISLMDGLGRRMPWTFGAFAVASLSMIGVPPVCGFATKWYLVKGAVSIGQWGLLVALLASTLLNAGYFGPIVYRAFFKAPAAGANIEQYKEAPLCMVIPLCTTAAISVWLGLYPQTFLNFINVFGKF, encoded by the coding sequence ATGACAGTTAGCACAGAATTCATTACCAGTGCGCGAGTCCTCATTCCGCTTGGCATCACCTTTGTGGCTCCGTTCTTGATCTGGTTTTTCCGGGAGAACATCAACCGCCGCGAGGCTGTTTCGATCTGGGCAGGCATCCTGACTTTTCTTTCGGTAGCTTCCATGGTTCCCGATGTACTGGACGGTAAGATAATTGAATATACTTTATTCACTCTGTTTCCGGGAGTGAAGGTTTCATTCGCAGCTGACGGGCTGGCTTTTGTCTTCGCCCTGATCGCATCATTCCTTTGGGTTTTCGCGACCAGCTACAATATCGGCTACATGCGCAGCCTGAATGAGCATGCCCAGACAAGATATTATTTCTGTTTTGCGGTAGCCATTTTCGGCGCAGTAGGCGTGGCTTTCTCGGGTAATATATTCACCCTTTATCTCTTCTATGAAATTATTTCAGTGTTTACATATCCGCTGGTTGCCCATCATCAAGATGATGAGGGCTTTAGCGGAGCGCGTAAATATATGGTTTACCTGATGGGTACTTCCAAGCTGTTCCTGCTGCCGGCCATGGTTATGACCTACGTGCTTTGCGGAACTCTGGATTTCCATCTCGGCGATGTTGCGCAGGGGATTTTCCCGCCTGACGCCGATCCTACACTGGTGACAGTTACTTACGTACTTTATATTGCAGGTCTGGCTAAGGCAGCACTCATGCCTTTTCACAACTGGCTGCCTTCCGCAATGGTCGCGCCTACTCCGGTTTCCGCTCTTCTGCACGCTGTGGCAGTTGTTAAGGCCGGTGTATTCTCGGTTTCCCGTGTGATCCTCTCCGGCTTCGGTGTGGACCTCATGGATAAACTGGGGCTGGGACTACCAACAGCGTACCTTGCGGCCTTTACCATTATCACCGCTTCGCTCATCGCCCTGACCAAGGATGATATTAAGGCCCGACTCGCATATTCTACAGTCAGCCAGCTTTCTTACATCATTATCGGTGTAGCCATGTTGACTCCTGATGCGGTGCAGGGGGGCTTGATGCATATCGCCCACCACGCCTTTTCAAAGATCACGTTGTTCTTCGGAGCCGGATCTATTTATGTGGCGACCCATCTGAAAAAAATCAGTCTCATGGATGGACTTGGGCGGCGTATGCCTTGGACCTTCGGGGCATTTGCAGTTGCTTCACTTTCTATGATCGGGGTTCCTCCGGTCTGTGGATTCGCAACCAAGTGGTATCTGGTCAAAGGGGCGGTATCCATCGGACAATGGGGACTTTTGGTCGCTTTGCTTGCAAGTACCCTGCTGAATGCCGGATATTTTGGTCCCATCGTCTACCGGGCGTTTTTTAAAGCCCCGGCAGCAGGTGCCAATATCGAACAATATAAAGAGGCTCCGCTGTGTATGGTTATTCCGTTATGTACCACGGCTGCGATATCGGTCTGGCTGGGACTTTATCCCCAGACTTTCCTGAACTTCATTAACGTGTTCGGTAAATTCTAA
- the nuoB gene encoding NADH-quinone oxidoreductase subunit NuoB has translation MAEKNLLTPGGHFVEDGIVRLELAEDAMNICRSMSLWPMTFGLACCAIEMMAVGMARYDMARFGAEVFRPSARQADLMIVAGTVTKKMAPAVVRLYEQMPAPKWVLALGNCAISGGPFKFKGQYGIVEGVDNLIPVDVYVPGCPPRPEALLEGLFQIQEKVTGKRWWPVPEELEKERSL, from the coding sequence ATGGCCGAGAAAAATCTCCTGACCCCCGGCGGGCATTTTGTCGAGGACGGGATTGTTCGTCTCGAACTTGCCGAAGACGCCATGAACATCTGCCGTTCCATGTCACTATGGCCCATGACTTTTGGTCTGGCCTGTTGTGCTATTGAAATGATGGCGGTTGGCATGGCTCGGTACGACATGGCCCGGTTTGGAGCAGAAGTCTTTCGTCCTTCGGCTCGGCAGGCAGATCTTATGATTGTTGCCGGGACGGTAACCAAGAAAATGGCCCCGGCTGTTGTGCGGTTATATGAGCAAATGCCCGCTCCAAAGTGGGTTCTCGCGCTCGGCAACTGTGCCATTTCGGGCGGTCCGTTCAAGTTCAAGGGGCAGTATGGAATCGTAGAGGGAGTGGACAACCTTATTCCGGTTGATGTGTATGTTCCCGGATGTCCCCCCAGACCTGAGGCCCTGCTTGAAGGACTTTTCCAGATTCAGGAAAAGGTAACCGGAAAGCGGTGGTGGCCCGTGCCGGAAGAATTAGAGAAGGAGCGTTCCTTATGA